One window from the genome of Rufibacter tibetensis encodes:
- a CDS encoding NifU family protein, with product MTENTTKPVSVYAEANPNPESMKFVLNSTLLGEGGSVDYPTVDSAADSPFAQELFNFDYVSRVFIASNFVTVTKNSPVQWAHLIPELRTFIKSYIEAGGPIFIGNPVTTTAASASAEVPADLSAEDTEISQKVIDLLENYVRPAVEQDGGNITFRSYKEGVVTVNLQGSCSGCPSATVTLKAGIENLLKRMVPEVQEVVAEGVVL from the coding sequence GGTATCTGTGTACGCTGAGGCGAACCCAAACCCGGAGTCAATGAAATTTGTGTTGAACTCCACCTTGTTAGGCGAGGGAGGAAGCGTGGATTATCCAACGGTAGATAGCGCCGCTGATTCTCCTTTCGCGCAAGAGCTGTTCAACTTTGACTATGTGTCGCGGGTGTTTATTGCCAGCAACTTTGTAACCGTAACCAAGAACTCGCCGGTACAATGGGCACACCTCATCCCGGAGCTGAGAACGTTTATCAAATCATATATTGAGGCAGGCGGACCAATCTTTATCGGGAACCCGGTAACAACCACTGCGGCTTCTGCTTCGGCCGAAGTTCCTGCTGACCTTTCCGCTGAGGACACTGAGATTTCTCAGAAAGTAATTGATCTGTTGGAAAACTACGTGCGTCCGGCGGTAGAGCAAGACGGTGGTAACATCACCTTCCGTTCTTACAAAGAAGGCGTGGTAACCGTGAACCTGCAAGGTTCTTGCAGTGGTTGCCCATCTGCCACTGTTACCTTGAAAGCTGGTATTGAAAACCTGCTGAAGCGCATGGTGCCCGAAGTACAGGAAGTAGTAGCCGAAGGCGTAGTGCTGTAA
- a CDS encoding peptide MFS transporter translates to MSTPASKHPKGLYFLFLAEMWERFGYYLMIGIFFLYMTDTQSGGMGLPKDQGSDIYGTFIALVFLTPFIGGLLADRLLGYRLSITIGGILMGLGYCGLAIPGDTFFYLSLALIIIGNGFFKANISTLLGNLYSEPQYLPQKDAGYNIFYMGINVGAFICNFVAAYLRNTYGWGFAFLAAGVGMFIGLIIFWAGNKTHRDYDIRKPAQPHDMPLWKVFSIVILPAIIVGILSWVLIPGDVFGSDSTDAFIFGSIPIILFYVSLWARASTEDKKPIAALLSIFAVVVVFWGVFKQNGTALTTWAEYYTDRSLPEPLEKPAASLGMVQSVDPTPSTVPDFDAAFRTRTDAEGKVITKEGVSPYLNNLPREEWPQTGSSLSLISTELFQSINPFFVIILTPLVVSFWGFTRRRGKEPSTPAKMALGLFITGLSTLVMVGAVWVGGNGQDKVSSLWLVGTYFVVTIGELCLSPMGLSLVSKVSPPRLTALMMGGWFIATSIGNKLSGILASLWDTYDDKSYFFWVNFAVTVSAALVLVLMLKWLRRIMEKPAI, encoded by the coding sequence ATGTCAACACCAGCCTCAAAGCACCCGAAGGGCCTTTATTTTCTGTTTCTGGCAGAAATGTGGGAGCGCTTCGGCTATTACCTCATGATAGGTATTTTCTTCCTCTACATGACCGACACGCAGAGTGGGGGGATGGGACTACCTAAAGACCAGGGTTCTGATATTTACGGTACCTTCATTGCCTTAGTCTTTCTAACCCCTTTCATTGGCGGCCTGCTGGCTGATAGATTGTTAGGATATCGGCTTTCCATCACTATTGGCGGGATCTTGATGGGCCTTGGCTACTGCGGCTTGGCTATTCCCGGTGACACTTTCTTCTATTTGTCTTTGGCGCTCATCATCATTGGCAACGGATTCTTCAAAGCAAACATTTCTACGCTCCTGGGGAACCTGTATTCGGAACCACAGTACCTGCCCCAGAAAGACGCAGGTTACAACATCTTCTACATGGGCATTAACGTGGGGGCCTTTATCTGCAATTTTGTGGCGGCGTACCTGCGCAACACCTACGGCTGGGGCTTTGCGTTTTTAGCAGCAGGTGTTGGTATGTTCATTGGCCTTATCATCTTCTGGGCCGGTAACAAAACCCACCGCGACTATGACATCCGGAAGCCTGCCCAACCGCATGACATGCCTCTCTGGAAGGTCTTCAGCATAGTGATTCTGCCCGCCATTATTGTTGGAATTCTAAGCTGGGTGCTCATTCCCGGCGATGTGTTCGGTTCGGATTCAACTGATGCGTTCATCTTCGGATCAATCCCGATCATCCTGTTTTACGTGAGCCTTTGGGCCCGCGCTTCTACCGAGGATAAAAAGCCCATTGCCGCGCTGCTCTCCATTTTTGCGGTGGTGGTGGTCTTCTGGGGCGTGTTCAAGCAAAACGGAACCGCGCTTACCACCTGGGCCGAATACTACACCGACCGCAGTTTGCCAGAACCACTGGAGAAGCCGGCTGCTTCTTTAGGAATGGTTCAAAGCGTAGACCCTACGCCTTCCACTGTGCCAGATTTTGACGCCGCTTTCAGAACCCGCACCGATGCTGAAGGGAAAGTAATCACCAAAGAGGGCGTATCTCCTTACCTGAACAACCTGCCCAGAGAGGAATGGCCGCAGACAGGAAGTTCCTTGTCTTTAATTTCCACGGAGCTGTTTCAGTCCATTAACCCCTTCTTCGTAATCATCCTGACACCCTTGGTGGTTTCCTTCTGGGGCTTCACCCGGCGGAGAGGAAAAGAACCAAGCACGCCTGCTAAAATGGCCTTGGGATTATTCATCACCGGTCTTTCTACCTTGGTCATGGTAGGTGCCGTGTGGGTAGGTGGAAACGGACAAGACAAGGTCTCAAGTTTATGGCTGGTGGGTACGTATTTTGTAGTGACCATAGGCGAGTTGTGCCTCAGCCCGATGGGGTTGTCCTTAGTATCAAAAGTAAGTCCGCCCCGTTTAACGGCGCTTATGATGGGCGGTTGGTTTATTGCTACCTCCATCGGGAACAAGTTATCCGGGATTTTGGCCAGTCTTTGGGATACTTATGATGACAAATCGTACTTCTTCTGGGTCAATTTCGCGGTAACCGTATCTGCGGCGCTGGTGCTGGTGCTTATGCTCAAGTGGCTCCGCCGGATCATGGAGAAACCAGCTATCTAA
- a CDS encoding APC family permease — protein sequence MPGTSLVVQCVWACVLVMSGTFDQLTDMIIFAVFIYYGATTLEVFILRKKMPDAHRPYKVWGYPGVPTIMVLFCAALFCNTIFVRPREAGIGMILMLTGIPRYWWFLKNNVKKEEPMQQMTKVEVSCVLSPEKQKRCFSSVL from the coding sequence GTGCCGGGTACATCTTTGGTTGTTCAGTGTGTCTGGGCCTGCGTGCTGGTGATGTCCGGCACCTTTGACCAACTCACGGATATGATCATTTTCGCCGTGTTCATTTACTATGGGGCTACCACCCTCGAGGTTTTCATCCTGAGAAAGAAGATGCCAGATGCGCATCGTCCTTATAAGGTATGGGGCTACCCCGGTGTGCCCACTATAATGGTGCTCTTTTGCGCCGCCTTGTTCTGTAATACCATCTTCGTGCGGCCTAGGGAAGCAGGCATCGGCATGATTCTCATGTTGACAGGCATACCCAGGTACTGGTGGTTTCTAAAGAACAACGTCAAAAAAGAAGAGCCCATGCAGCAAATGACTAAGGTGGAGGTTTCTTGTGTTCTTTCGCCAGAAAAGCAGAAGAGGTGTTTTAGCTCCGTTTTATAG
- a CDS encoding YitT family protein, producing the protein MISPSSQDFDLRSEIKNLSLILIGILSAGMGLKGFLLSSHFIDGGVTGVSMLLTHLFGIPLSLLILLLNLPFIFMGFRYVGKLFAIKSAMAIVGLSLCIVFVTYPDFTADKMLTAIFGGVFIGLGIGLAMRGGAVLDGTEVAAVLVSKLYPLMKVSDVILLLNIIIFLTAALFLGTDVALYSILTYFAASKMIDFLLHGIEQYTGVTIISRLSEDIRVAITEKLGRGVTIYQGKRGYGKRGDNLEIDIIFTVVTRLEIPALRKEVKLIDPDAFLIQQSIDDTDGGMVKRRSLH; encoded by the coding sequence ATGATTTCTCCCTCTTCCCAAGACTTTGATTTAAGGTCTGAAATCAAGAACCTCTCCCTCATTCTTATTGGAATTTTATCAGCTGGCATGGGCCTGAAAGGTTTCCTGCTTTCCAGTCATTTCATTGATGGTGGGGTAACCGGGGTTTCCATGCTATTGACCCACCTTTTCGGGATACCACTTTCCCTATTGATTCTGCTTTTAAACCTCCCTTTCATCTTCATGGGATTCAGGTATGTAGGCAAGTTGTTCGCCATTAAGAGCGCCATGGCCATAGTGGGTTTGTCTCTTTGTATCGTGTTTGTCACTTACCCAGATTTTACCGCCGACAAAATGCTGACGGCCATTTTCGGTGGTGTTTTCATTGGCTTGGGTATAGGTTTAGCGATGCGGGGTGGAGCCGTCCTGGATGGCACCGAGGTGGCTGCCGTATTGGTCAGCAAGCTTTATCCTCTGATGAAAGTAAGTGACGTCATTCTCCTGCTGAACATCATCATCTTCCTAACCGCTGCACTCTTTTTGGGAACCGATGTAGCCCTGTACTCCATCTTAACGTATTTCGCGGCCTCTAAAATGATTGACTTTCTTTTACACGGGATAGAGCAGTACACGGGCGTAACCATCATCTCCAGATTGAGCGAAGACATTAGAGTGGCCATTACCGAGAAGTTAGGAAGGGGAGTTACCATCTACCAGGGCAAAAGAGGGTATGGCAAACGCGGAGACAACCTGGAAATTGACATCATCTTCACAGTGGTAACCAGATTGGAGATTCCGGCACTAAGAAAAGAGGTAAAATTGATTGACCCAGATGCTTTCCTCATCCAGCAGAGCATTGATGATACAGATGGCGGGATGGTAAAAAGAAGGTCCTTGCATTAA
- the secDF gene encoding protein translocase subunit SecDF, with product MRNKGFILVLTVIVSALCLYYLSFSLVSKGVEEDATRFATTNTGTVDHYKRQTYLDSVWKTPVFNFLGAEYTYQQVKESELSLGLDLKGGMHVTLEVSPVEIIRAMAGGRKDAAFEQAIARAQKLQATSQENFVDLFYRSYREIQPNAKLASIFANSTTRSLSYNSTDEEVLAVINKEVDDAVARSFNILRTRIDKFGVNQPNIQHLKGTNRIQIELPGVDNPERVRKLLQGTANLEFWEVWSVQEYGPYFTQLNDYLVKQEAANKLKGAASSASLASAADTSASALTGAAAKDTSALAAQLSKPADSAAAKKDSINPNQSSLLARLFTTLPGGLGTNVRDTAKVNALFAKPEVKALFPQNLKFLWGVQPIVANDGAEFLELYAIKKGRDGKAPLSGENISDARQDYDQTGRPEITMSMNAAGSKKWQRLTGDNIGRQVAIVLDNYVYSAPVVQSEISGGNSSISGSFTIEEAQDLANILKAGKMPAPTRIVEEAIVGPSLGQEAINQGLISSLAGMALVVLFMFAYYNKGGLIANIALFFNIFFIIGILAQFGTALTLPGIAGMVLTMGMSVDANVLIFERIKEELASGMGVPDAIKKGYSKAFSSIFDSNVTTLLAGIILYFFGSGPVKGFAVTLMIGIATSFFSAVFISRLIVEWMTRGKNANSLSLETALSRNWFKNIKFDILGNRKKAYMFSLAFIVFGIAAVFIKGELPLGVDFKGGRSYVVNFNSPVAASEVRSALDDEFKGAGTEVKTYGAANRLKITTSYIAEDESSQADESVRTALDQGLSQYKNLNPTVVSSAKVGATMADDIQKTAVIAVLLAFAGIFVYLAFRFSRWQFSLGGVIALIHDVLIVFSAFTIANLFGISFEMDQVFIASVLTIIGYSINDTVVVFDRIREYTNENPRMRFSDIVNPALNSTFSRTIITNLTVLLVVIILFIFGGETLRGFSFAMLVGSLTGTYSTLFIAAPIVVDTTNVDKERVVTAKPVVAAS from the coding sequence ATGCGTAACAAAGGTTTTATCCTAGTCCTGACGGTAATAGTATCTGCTTTGTGCTTGTACTATCTATCGTTCTCTTTGGTCTCTAAGGGCGTTGAAGAAGACGCTACCCGGTTTGCCACCACAAACACTGGCACCGTAGACCACTACAAAAGACAAACTTACCTTGACTCTGTCTGGAAAACTCCGGTATTCAACTTCCTTGGAGCTGAATACACCTACCAGCAGGTAAAGGAAAGTGAATTAAGTCTTGGCCTTGACTTGAAAGGCGGCATGCACGTAACCCTGGAAGTTTCCCCGGTAGAAATTATTCGTGCCATGGCTGGCGGTCGTAAAGACGCTGCTTTTGAGCAAGCAATTGCCCGCGCGCAAAAATTACAGGCTACAAGCCAGGAGAACTTCGTAGACCTGTTCTACCGTTCTTACCGTGAAATTCAGCCAAACGCCAAGTTAGCGTCTATCTTCGCGAACAGCACTACCCGTTCATTAAGCTACAACTCTACCGATGAGGAAGTGCTGGCGGTCATCAACAAAGAAGTAGACGATGCCGTTGCCCGTTCTTTCAACATCCTGCGTACCCGTATTGATAAATTCGGGGTAAACCAGCCAAATATCCAGCACCTGAAAGGTACCAACCGTATTCAGATTGAGTTACCTGGCGTGGACAACCCTGAGCGTGTTCGTAAGCTATTGCAAGGAACCGCTAACCTGGAGTTCTGGGAAGTATGGAGCGTGCAGGAATACGGTCCTTACTTTACACAGTTGAATGATTACCTGGTAAAGCAAGAAGCAGCAAACAAACTGAAAGGTGCCGCTTCTTCTGCTTCGCTTGCTTCTGCTGCTGACACTTCTGCCTCTGCCTTAACGGGTGCTGCTGCAAAAGACACGTCTGCCTTAGCTGCTCAATTAAGCAAACCAGCCGACAGCGCTGCTGCGAAGAAAGATTCCATCAACCCTAACCAAAGCTCACTTTTAGCGCGTCTGTTCACTACCCTTCCGGGTGGATTAGGTACCAACGTGCGTGATACGGCCAAAGTAAACGCTCTGTTTGCCAAGCCTGAAGTAAAAGCATTGTTCCCGCAAAACCTGAAGTTCTTATGGGGTGTGCAGCCAATTGTGGCAAACGATGGGGCTGAGTTCCTAGAACTGTATGCGATCAAGAAAGGCCGTGACGGCAAAGCTCCTTTGAGCGGTGAAAACATTTCTGATGCCCGTCAGGATTATGACCAGACTGGTCGCCCTGAGATTACTATGAGCATGAATGCTGCTGGTTCTAAAAAATGGCAGCGTTTAACTGGTGACAACATTGGTCGTCAGGTAGCTATTGTGTTAGATAACTATGTGTACTCTGCCCCGGTAGTACAAAGTGAGATCAGCGGTGGTAACTCTTCTATCTCTGGGTCTTTCACCATTGAAGAAGCTCAGGATTTAGCTAACATCCTGAAAGCCGGTAAAATGCCTGCTCCTACCCGTATTGTGGAAGAAGCCATTGTAGGTCCGTCTTTGGGTCAGGAAGCTATCAACCAAGGTTTGATTTCTTCTTTGGCTGGTATGGCATTGGTGGTATTGTTCATGTTCGCCTACTATAACAAAGGTGGTCTGATTGCGAACATCGCCTTGTTCTTCAACATCTTCTTCATCATTGGTATCCTGGCTCAGTTTGGTACGGCTCTAACCTTGCCTGGTATTGCTGGTATGGTATTGACCATGGGTATGTCTGTGGATGCGAACGTACTTATCTTTGAAAGGATTAAAGAGGAACTAGCTTCCGGCATGGGTGTTCCAGACGCTATCAAAAAAGGATATAGCAAAGCATTCAGCTCTATCTTTGACTCCAACGTGACCACGTTATTAGCGGGTATTATCCTTTACTTCTTCGGATCTGGTCCGGTAAAAGGATTCGCCGTAACGTTGATGATTGGTATTGCTACCTCTTTCTTCTCAGCGGTATTCATCTCTCGTTTGATAGTGGAGTGGATGACACGTGGCAAAAACGCCAACAGCCTTTCTCTGGAGACTGCCTTGTCAAGAAACTGGTTCAAGAACATCAAATTTGACATCTTGGGTAACCGCAAGAAAGCCTATATGTTCTCTTTGGCTTTCATCGTTTTCGGTATTGCTGCGGTATTCATCAAAGGAGAATTGCCTCTGGGTGTAGACTTCAAAGGTGGCCGCTCTTACGTGGTGAATTTCAACAGCCCAGTTGCTGCCTCTGAGGTAAGATCTGCTTTGGATGACGAATTCAAAGGCGCAGGTACAGAGGTAAAAACCTATGGTGCTGCCAACCGTCTGAAAATCACAACCAGCTACATTGCAGAAGATGAATCTTCTCAGGCAGATGAGTCAGTAAGAACAGCATTAGACCAAGGGTTAAGCCAATACAAAAACCTGAACCCAACGGTTGTAAGCTCTGCGAAAGTAGGTGCCACTATGGCAGATGACATTCAGAAAACTGCGGTAATAGCTGTGTTGCTTGCTTTTGCCGGTATCTTCGTTTACCTGGCCTTCCGTTTCAGCCGTTGGCAGTTTAGCTTGGGTGGCGTAATCGCGTTGATTCACGACGTTTTGATCGTGTTCTCAGCCTTTACCATCGCCAACTTGTTCGGGATTTCCTTTGAAATGGACCAGGTATTCATTGCTTCGGTTCTAACCATTATTGGTTACTCAATCAACGATACCGTGGTAGTGTTTGACCGTATCAGGGAGTACACCAATGAGAACCCGCGCATGAGGTTCAGTGATATCGTGAACCCAGCTTTGAACAGCACGTTTAGCCGTACCATCATTACCAACTTAACGGTATTGCTGGTAGTAATCATCCTCTTCATCTTCGGTGGAGAGACCCTGAGAGGCTTCTCGTTTGCCATGTTGGTTGGTTCCTTGACCGGCACTTACTCAACCCTGTTCATTGCTGCTCCAATTGTGGTAGACACCACCAACGTTGATAAAGAAAGAGTAGTTACTGCTAAACCAGTAGTGGCTGCCAGCTAA
- a CDS encoding uridine kinase family protein, whose amino-acid sequence MHQKPFIVGITGGSASGKTTFLSRLLASYAPEEICLVSQDNYYHDRDKQFIDENGFHNFDLPSSIDSAAYAHDILQLSKGETVYRKEYTFNNPNIVPRQLEFKPAPIVVVEGIFVFYFEEVAKLLDMKVYIDAKEYIKLQRRILRDKVERGYDLDDVLYRYTNHVAPTYEKYIKPFKNDADVIIPNNRNFEVGLEVLVTYLNSKIKK is encoded by the coding sequence ATGCATCAAAAGCCATTTATTGTAGGAATAACGGGAGGAAGCGCATCAGGAAAAACCACATTTCTGAGCAGACTACTGGCTTCTTATGCACCTGAAGAGATTTGCCTGGTTTCTCAGGACAATTACTACCACGACCGCGATAAACAGTTCATTGACGAAAACGGCTTTCATAACTTTGATTTGCCGAGTTCAATTGACAGCGCGGCCTACGCCCATGACATTCTCCAGTTAAGCAAAGGCGAGACGGTCTACCGCAAAGAGTACACGTTCAACAACCCCAACATTGTGCCGCGCCAGCTGGAGTTTAAACCAGCACCCATTGTAGTAGTGGAAGGTATCTTTGTGTTCTACTTTGAAGAGGTAGCCAAACTGCTGGACATGAAGGTGTACATAGACGCCAAGGAGTACATCAAACTACAACGCCGCATCCTGCGCGACAAAGTAGAGCGTGGCTATGACCTGGATGACGTACTGTACCGCTACACCAACCATGTGGCCCCTACCTATGAGAAATACATTAAGCCGTTCAAGAACGATGCTGATGTGATCATCCCCAACAACCGGAACTTTGAGGTGGGCCTTGAGGTGCTGGTGACTTATCTGAACTCCAAAATCAAAAAATAA
- a CDS encoding non-canonical purine NTP diphosphatase, translated as MKICFASNNAHKLKEIQQLLGPPFEIISLEALGCTEELAEDQDTLEGNALQKAAYVWEKYKVLCFADDTGLEVEALNNEPGVYSARYAGPERDNQANMQKVLDGLKDQDNRRARFRTSIALILEEGEQHLFNGIVEGHIVGAPRGEQGFGYDPIFMPEGKDRTFAEMDSQEKNQISHRGRAVQQLVSFLQHRYVQTGT; from the coding sequence ATGAAAATTTGCTTTGCCTCTAACAACGCCCATAAATTGAAAGAAATCCAGCAACTGCTAGGACCACCTTTTGAAATCATCAGCCTGGAAGCTTTGGGATGCACCGAAGAACTAGCCGAAGACCAGGACACTTTGGAGGGAAACGCCCTGCAGAAAGCAGCTTATGTATGGGAAAAATACAAGGTACTCTGCTTTGCAGATGATACAGGTTTGGAGGTGGAGGCCCTGAACAATGAACCAGGAGTCTACTCTGCGCGCTATGCCGGCCCCGAGCGTGACAACCAGGCCAATATGCAAAAGGTACTGGACGGACTAAAAGACCAGGATAACCGCAGGGCCCGCTTCAGAACTTCCATTGCGCTTATCTTAGAAGAAGGCGAACAGCACCTGTTCAATGGCATTGTGGAAGGCCACATTGTTGGCGCTCCCAGGGGTGAGCAGGGCTTTGGGTATGACCCCATCTTCATGCCCGAAGGAAAAGACCGTACTTTTGCCGAAATGGACAGCCAGGAAAAGAACCAGATCAGTCACCGCGGACGCGCCGTACAGCAGTTGGTTTCCTTTCTGCAGCACAGATATGTACAAACCGGCACATAA
- a CDS encoding MlaE family ABC transporter permease — translation MEFQNDDDKPVRRPRTQVLTKRLDRVFSELYSIASFIGRFFKEVFLPPYEFKEIIRQCFEIGVKSLPLISLTGFIIGIVFMNQSRPSLAEFGATSWLPSLVSLAIVRALAPLVTALIGAGRIGSMIGAELGSMKVTEQIEAMEVSATNPFKFLVVSRVLATTFMIPALMMYTMLVALLGAFLNVNANEGTSFTTYFTQVFDAITFLDIFSSVIKSALFGFTIGVVGCYKGYNSSKGTEGVGKAANSSVVTAMFLVFIEELLSLQIITALR, via the coding sequence ATGGAATTTCAAAATGACGACGATAAACCGGTAAGACGGCCCCGAACACAGGTACTCACCAAGAGGTTAGACCGCGTGTTCTCTGAGCTGTATTCCATTGCCTCCTTTATCGGTCGTTTTTTCAAAGAGGTGTTTTTACCGCCTTATGAGTTTAAAGAAATAATCAGGCAGTGCTTTGAAATAGGAGTGAAGTCCCTTCCGCTTATTTCTTTGACGGGTTTTATTATTGGTATTGTGTTTATGAACCAGTCGCGGCCTTCTTTGGCTGAGTTTGGGGCAACCTCTTGGTTGCCTTCCTTGGTGTCATTGGCCATTGTTCGGGCTTTGGCCCCGTTGGTGACCGCTTTGATTGGGGCAGGCCGAATTGGGTCTATGATTGGGGCTGAGCTAGGTTCCATGAAAGTAACCGAGCAGATTGAGGCCATGGAAGTGTCTGCCACTAATCCATTCAAGTTCCTGGTGGTAAGCCGCGTTCTGGCTACTACGTTTATGATACCGGCCCTCATGATGTACACCATGCTGGTGGCTTTATTAGGTGCTTTCTTAAATGTGAACGCAAACGAAGGTACCAGCTTTACCACCTACTTCACCCAGGTATTTGATGCCATCACGTTTCTGGATATTTTTTCTTCGGTAATCAAATCTGCCTTGTTTGGGTTTACCATTGGGGTGGTGGGTTGCTATAAAGGCTATAACTCTTCAAAAGGTACTGAAGGAGTGGGCAAGGCAGCCAACTCATCCGTAGTAACGGCTATGTTCTTAGTGTTTATTGAAGAGTTGTTATCCTTGCAGATAATTACGGCACTACGTTAA
- a CDS encoding ABC transporter ATP-binding protein — protein sequence MKKTQPVIDSSNCVINIRGLEKSFGDLDVLRGVDLDLYKGENLVVLGKSGTGKSVLIKIISGLLKPDAGKVNVLGQEVNKLKGRALDELRLKIGFSFQNSALYDSMTIRKNLEFPLVRNRRNLSRGEVNRLVEVVLDAVGLSQTINQMPSELSGGQRKRIGIARTLILQPEIMLYDEPTAGLDPITCIDINNLINEVQSRFHTSSIIITHDLTCAKDVGDRVVMLLDGRFQRQGTFDEVFNTQDERVKLFHDYNFID from the coding sequence ATGAAAAAGACCCAACCAGTAATAGATAGCAGCAACTGCGTCATCAACATCAGAGGACTGGAAAAATCCTTCGGTGATCTGGATGTATTGCGGGGCGTGGACTTGGACTTGTATAAGGGCGAAAACCTGGTCGTGCTGGGGAAATCCGGGACCGGAAAATCAGTATTGATCAAAATCATATCTGGATTACTGAAGCCTGATGCCGGAAAAGTAAACGTGCTGGGACAGGAGGTAAACAAACTAAAAGGCCGCGCACTGGACGAATTACGTCTTAAAATCGGGTTTTCCTTCCAGAACAGCGCCTTGTATGACAGCATGACCATCAGGAAGAACCTGGAGTTTCCGCTGGTACGCAACAGACGCAACCTGAGTAGGGGAGAGGTAAACAGATTGGTGGAAGTGGTGTTAGATGCCGTAGGCCTTTCCCAGACCATCAACCAAATGCCGTCAGAACTCTCCGGTGGTCAGCGGAAGCGGATTGGCATTGCCCGCACCTTGATTTTGCAGCCCGAGATCATGCTCTATGATGAGCCCACCGCGGGTCTGGACCCCATCACGTGTATTGACATCAACAACCTCATCAACGAAGTGCAAAGCCGCTTCCATACCTCTTCTATCATCATCACCCACGACCTTACCTGCGCCAAAGACGTGGGCGATCGCGTGGTAATGCTCCTGGACGGCAGGTTCCAACGTCAGGGTACCTTTGACGAAGTATTCAACACCCAGGATGAGCGGGTGAAATTATTTCATGATTACAATTTTATAGACTAA